Proteins encoded in a region of the Mariprofundus ferrinatatus genome:
- the fba gene encoding class II fructose-bisphosphate aldolase (catalyzes the reversible aldol condensation of dihydroxyacetonephosphate and glyceraldehyde 3-phosphate in the Calvin cycle, glycolysis, and/or gluconeogenesis): MALISMRQLLDHAAENGYGMPAFNVNNLEQVQAIMEAADETNSPVIMQGSAGARNYAGEPFLRHLIMAAIEQYPHIPVCMHQDHGSEPAVCLRSIQSGFSSVMMDGSLMADCKTPSSYEYNVNVTKTVVDMAHAGGVSVEGELGCLGSLETGMMGEEDGHGAEGVLDHSSLLTDPEEAADFVEKTGVDALAIAIGTSHGAYKFTKPPTGDILSIDTVKKIHARIPNTHLVMHGSSSVPQDWLAVINEFGGEMGVTYGVPVEEIVEGIKHGVRKVNIDTDLRMASTGSIRRHLAENPSNFDPRKFYKVAKDAMKQICVDRYVAFGAAGHADKITPKSLEQMIGYYK; this comes from the coding sequence ATGGCACTCATTTCAATGCGACAACTGCTGGATCACGCAGCCGAAAATGGCTACGGCATGCCGGCATTCAATGTAAACAACCTGGAGCAGGTACAGGCCATCATGGAAGCGGCCGACGAGACCAACTCTCCGGTCATCATGCAGGGTTCTGCAGGCGCACGTAACTACGCCGGCGAACCATTCCTGCGCCACCTGATCATGGCGGCCATCGAGCAGTATCCGCATATTCCGGTATGTATGCATCAGGACCATGGCTCCGAGCCCGCAGTATGCCTGCGCTCTATCCAGTCCGGCTTCTCATCCGTGATGATGGACGGCTCACTGATGGCTGACTGCAAAACCCCATCTTCATATGAGTACAACGTCAACGTCACCAAGACCGTCGTCGACATGGCGCATGCTGGCGGCGTGTCTGTTGAAGGCGAGCTGGGCTGCCTGGGCTCTCTGGAGACCGGCATGATGGGCGAGGAAGACGGCCACGGTGCAGAAGGCGTTCTGGATCACTCCTCCCTGCTGACTGACCCGGAAGAAGCGGCGGACTTCGTTGAGAAGACCGGCGTTGATGCACTGGCTATCGCCATCGGCACCTCTCACGGCGCTTACAAATTCACCAAGCCGCCAACAGGCGACATCCTCTCCATTGATACCGTGAAGAAGATTCATGCCCGCATTCCTAACACTCACCTTGTGATGCACGGTTCGTCTTCCGTACCACAGGACTGGCTGGCTGTGATCAACGAGTTCGGCGGTGAAATGGGCGTAACTTATGGTGTGCCTGTTGAAGAGATCGTGGAAGGCATCAAGCATGGTGTTCGTAAGGTTAATATCGATACCGACCTGCGTATGGCCTCTACCGGTTCGATTCGTCGTCATCTGGCAGAGAATCCTTCGAACTTCGATCCACGCAAGTTCTACAAGGTTGCCAAGGATGCAATGAAGCAGATCTGTGTTGACCGTTACGTTGCTTTCGGTGCTGCCGGCCATGCCGACAAGATCACTCCGAAGTCTCTGGAACAGATGATCGGCTACTACAAGTAA
- the gap gene encoding type I glyceraldehyde-3-phosphate dehydrogenase, whose protein sequence is MTIKIGINGFGRIGRMAFRAVAKEFTDMEIVGINDLLDPDYLAYMLKYDSVHGNFDGDVSVVDGNLVVDGKTIRITAERNPADLKWDEIGADVILECTGFFLTEESCQAHIDAGAKKVVQSAPSKDATPMFVYGVNHEEYAGQAIISAASCTTNCLAPLAKVINDKFGIKRGLMTTVHAATATQKTVDGPSMKDWRGGRGILENIIPSSTGAAKAVGVVLPDLNGKLTGMAFRVPTSDVSVVDLTCELNSDASYAEICAAVKEASETPGIGDTLGYTDEKVVSTDFRGCGFSSIFDAGAGIALDGTFVKLVAWYDNEYGYTANMMRFVRHVANN, encoded by the coding sequence ATGACAATTAAAATTGGTATTAATGGCTTCGGCCGCATTGGCCGCATGGCATTCCGCGCTGTAGCCAAAGAGTTCACCGACATGGAGATTGTGGGCATTAACGACCTGCTCGATCCAGACTACCTTGCATATATGCTGAAATATGATTCAGTTCACGGCAATTTCGACGGTGATGTATCTGTAGTTGACGGCAACCTCGTTGTTGACGGCAAAACCATCCGCATTACTGCTGAGCGTAACCCTGCAGACCTGAAATGGGATGAGATTGGCGCTGACGTTATTCTTGAGTGCACCGGCTTCTTCCTGACCGAAGAGTCCTGCCAGGCACACATTGATGCAGGTGCCAAGAAGGTTGTTCAGTCCGCACCTTCCAAAGATGCAACCCCGATGTTCGTATATGGTGTAAACCATGAAGAGTACGCTGGTCAGGCAATCATCTCTGCAGCCTCCTGCACCACCAACTGCCTGGCTCCGCTTGCTAAAGTGATCAACGACAAGTTCGGCATCAAGCGTGGCCTGATGACCACCGTTCATGCTGCAACTGCAACCCAGAAGACTGTTGACGGCCCTTCCATGAAAGACTGGCGCGGTGGCCGCGGCATCCTCGAGAACATCATCCCGTCCTCCACCGGTGCTGCCAAGGCGGTTGGTGTTGTACTGCCTGACCTTAACGGCAAGCTGACCGGCATGGCGTTCCGTGTTCCTACATCTGACGTATCCGTTGTTGACCTCACCTGCGAGCTCAACTCCGATGCTTCATATGCAGAGATCTGTGCAGCTGTAAAAGAGGCCTCCGAGACACCTGGAATCGGCGACACCCTCGGCTACACCGACGAGAAAGTGGTTTCCACCGACTTCCGCGGTTGCGGGTTCTCATCGATCTTCGATGCGGGCGCCGGTATCGCACTTGACGGCACTTTCGTGAAGCTGGTTGCTTGGTACGACAACGAGTATGGCTATACCGCCAACATGATGCGCTTTGTCCGCCACGTAGCGAACAACTAA
- the pyk gene encoding pyruvate kinase produces MTEFRRTKIVATLGPASESPEVLDQLVKAGVNVVRLNFSHGTADDHRNRAEMVRTAAKNNGVCVGILADMQGPKIRIGKYKNGKTTLTVGQKYIIDGALDLNEGDDERVGITYKELVGDVEPGARLLLNDGLIVMDVDEVVGQEIRCTVVVGGVLSNNKGINRAGGGLSAAALTDKDKEDIKTACAIGVDYIAISFPRDGADMAYARSLVRAEGCNAGLVAKVERAEAVENLESILEESDAVMVARGDLGVEIGDASVPPVQKRIMREAPKHNTPVIVATQMMESMCENPIPTRAEVNDVANAVLDGTDAIMLSGETAAGKYPVEAVKAMHRTCIETEKQKVLPSSSTRDPRFPPHSVDECIARQAMETSHMLPITAIASFTQSGNTVLYMSRHLTRVPIYALTPLGSTAGRVTLFRNVIPKPVSSDYGEKDAPQATRDIMAMMLHDELVENDDLVIVTLGTPMGKAGGTNTMKIVRVGEVFNN; encoded by the coding sequence GTGACTGAATTCCGTAGAACTAAAATTGTAGCAACACTCGGTCCGGCCTCCGAATCTCCGGAGGTACTGGACCAGCTGGTTAAAGCCGGCGTTAATGTCGTGCGCCTTAACTTTTCGCACGGCACTGCTGATGATCACAGGAACCGTGCAGAAATGGTGCGGACCGCGGCCAAGAACAATGGCGTATGTGTCGGCATCCTTGCTGATATGCAGGGTCCCAAGATCCGAATTGGCAAGTACAAGAACGGCAAAACCACTCTGACTGTTGGCCAGAAGTACATTATCGATGGTGCACTGGATCTCAATGAGGGTGATGACGAACGCGTAGGCATTACCTATAAGGAGTTGGTTGGTGATGTTGAACCGGGTGCTCGCCTGCTGTTGAACGACGGCCTTATTGTCATGGATGTCGATGAAGTGGTTGGCCAGGAGATCCGCTGTACTGTCGTTGTAGGCGGTGTCCTCTCCAACAACAAGGGCATTAATCGTGCCGGTGGCGGACTTTCTGCTGCTGCACTGACCGATAAGGATAAGGAAGATATCAAAACAGCCTGTGCTATCGGCGTGGACTATATCGCTATCTCCTTCCCTCGTGACGGTGCTGATATGGCTTATGCGCGGTCACTGGTTCGTGCAGAGGGATGCAATGCCGGTCTCGTAGCCAAGGTTGAGCGTGCTGAAGCTGTGGAAAACCTTGAAAGCATTCTGGAAGAGTCGGATGCGGTCATGGTTGCACGTGGCGATCTCGGAGTTGAAATTGGTGATGCATCCGTACCTCCGGTACAGAAGCGCATTATGCGTGAAGCGCCAAAACACAACACACCGGTGATCGTAGCGACCCAGATGATGGAATCGATGTGTGAAAACCCGATCCCAACTCGTGCAGAAGTGAACGATGTGGCCAATGCGGTACTGGATGGCACCGATGCAATCATGCTCTCCGGCGAAACTGCTGCTGGTAAATATCCGGTGGAAGCGGTTAAAGCGATGCATCGCACCTGTATCGAAACAGAGAAGCAGAAAGTACTCCCCTCCTCCTCGACTCGCGATCCGCGCTTTCCACCGCACTCCGTGGACGAATGCATTGCCCGTCAGGCGATGGAGACATCCCACATGCTTCCTATCACTGCAATCGCTTCATTTACCCAGAGTGGCAATACTGTGCTTTACATGTCACGCCACCTGACCCGGGTTCCGATCTATGCGCTCACACCGCTTGGCAGTACTGCTGGTCGCGTTACCCTGTTCAGAAACGTGATTCCGAAACCGGTCAGTTCCGATTACGGAGAGAAGGACGCGCCACAGGCAACCCGCGATATCATGGCCATGATGCTGCATGATGAACTGGTTGAGAATGATGATCTTGTCATTGTCACGCTCGGAACTCCGATGGGCAAAGCCGGCGGCACCAACACGATGAAGATCGTTCGCGTTGGCGAGGTCTTCAACAACTGA
- a CDS encoding MFS transporter has translation MGKSNRKAIYSWALYDWANSAYTTTVMAGFFPIFFKQYWAHDLTANESTFWLGVANAVAGLVIALLAPVLGAMADQGGLKKQMMLSFTSLAVVMTAALFLVAEGQWLMAVLVYLFGAIAFSGANVFYDALIVDVAEHHELDRVSALGYGLGYIGGGILFAVNVLMTLHPEWFFLADKAEAVRWSFLSVALWWALFTLPVAFFVHEAGGSGRMGLVASARAGFHQLSDTIHHLRSLKQVWLFLIAYFLYIDGVNTVAHMAVDYGLSLGFEADVLIAALLLTQFIAFPSAIAAGWLGERFGAKRVIIASIAVYAIACIWSSTMQNANDFYWLAAAIGLVMGGIQALSRSMYARIIPRKQATEFFGFFNMLGKFATVFGPLLMGVASVVSGSARFSILVIVALFAAGAIVLYYVDEHRQEVKS, from the coding sequence ATGGGTAAAAGCAATCGCAAGGCGATCTATTCGTGGGCGTTATACGACTGGGCCAACTCGGCTTATACCACGACGGTGATGGCCGGCTTTTTCCCCATCTTTTTCAAACAGTACTGGGCGCATGATCTGACCGCCAACGAGTCCACCTTCTGGCTTGGCGTGGCCAATGCTGTTGCTGGACTTGTCATTGCATTGCTGGCGCCTGTGCTCGGTGCCATGGCTGACCAGGGCGGTTTGAAAAAACAGATGATGCTCTCCTTTACCTCGCTTGCCGTGGTGATGACGGCTGCCCTTTTTCTGGTTGCCGAGGGCCAGTGGCTGATGGCAGTACTGGTCTATCTTTTCGGTGCTATCGCCTTCTCCGGCGCCAATGTCTTTTACGATGCCCTGATTGTAGATGTTGCCGAGCATCATGAACTGGATCGGGTTTCCGCTCTCGGTTACGGACTCGGATATATCGGTGGCGGCATCCTGTTTGCCGTCAATGTGCTGATGACACTGCATCCGGAGTGGTTTTTTCTTGCTGACAAGGCCGAGGCGGTACGCTGGTCGTTTCTCTCAGTGGCGCTCTGGTGGGCCCTGTTTACGTTGCCCGTGGCGTTTTTCGTGCATGAAGCAGGTGGCAGCGGCCGCATGGGGCTGGTGGCATCGGCCAGAGCCGGTTTTCATCAGCTCAGTGATACCATCCATCATCTGCGCTCGCTGAAACAGGTATGGCTCTTCCTGATCGCCTATTTTCTCTATATCGATGGCGTTAATACGGTGGCCCACATGGCCGTCGATTACGGCCTCTCCCTCGGGTTTGAAGCCGATGTGCTGATTGCTGCACTTCTGCTGACCCAGTTTATCGCCTTTCCATCAGCCATTGCTGCTGGCTGGCTGGGTGAGAGGTTTGGTGCCAAGCGGGTGATTATTGCCAGCATCGCCGTCTATGCTATTGCCTGTATCTGGAGCTCGACGATGCAGAATGCCAATGACTTCTACTGGCTGGCTGCCGCCATCGGCCTGGTGATGGGCGGGATTCAGGCGTTATCACGCTCGATGTATGCACGTATCATTCCGAGGAAACAGGCGACTGAGTTCTTTGGTTTCTTCAATATGCTGGGCAAATTTGCCACGGTGTTTGGGCCCCTGTTGATGGGTGTTGCCAGCGTGGTGTCAGGGAGTGCGCGCTTCTCAATTCTTGTGATCGTTGCCCTGTTTGCGGCAGGTGCTATCGTACTCTACTATGTAGATGAACATCGTCAGGAGGTGAAATCATGA
- a CDS encoding cyclic nucleotide-binding domain-containing protein yields MIHEIVDLMQAIPMFDKTAGSQLNVIAAHMNILKLEEKEQLFSEGEKSDYMCFVVSGKLEVIKRADSGKPVTVSTLTRGRSIGEMALLDTYPRSATVIAKTPCTLLIISREKFDNILEQYPAVGISFLKGVSEMLSLQLRKASGLLADAS; encoded by the coding sequence ATGATTCATGAAATTGTGGATTTGATGCAGGCCATTCCGATGTTCGATAAAACAGCCGGTTCACAGCTTAATGTGATTGCGGCACATATGAATATTCTCAAGCTTGAGGAGAAAGAGCAGCTCTTTTCAGAAGGCGAGAAAAGTGACTACATGTGTTTTGTGGTCTCCGGTAAGCTTGAGGTGATTAAAAGGGCCGATAGCGGAAAACCAGTAACGGTGTCTACGCTAACCCGTGGCAGAAGTATCGGTGAAATGGCACTTCTTGATACCTACCCGCGTTCGGCCACAGTCATCGCTAAAACCCCATGTACCCTGCTTATTATTTCCCGTGAGAAATTTGACAATATTCTTGAACAGTATCCAGCTGTAGGCATCTCATTCCTGAAGGGTGTTTCAGAGATGTTGAGTCTGCAATTGCGCAAGGCATCAGGTTTGCTCGCTGATGCCTCCTGA
- a CDS encoding LemA family protein yields the protein MTTVVLVVLGVIVFLILYIVLVYNRLVKLKNRFKNAFAQIDVQLKRRYDLIPNLVETAKAYLKHEHETLKEVIEARNQALAAMKGAERNPGDAAAMKSLMGAEAAVGGALLHLNAVMENYPDLKADQTMAQLSEELTSTENKVSFARQAYNDEVMVYNTQRETFPDVIFAPFFGFGEAALWLIEAKEEKQAPKVSFS from the coding sequence ATGACAACAGTTGTACTGGTGGTTCTTGGGGTCATCGTATTCCTCATTCTCTATATTGTGTTGGTTTATAACCGGCTGGTGAAGCTGAAAAACCGTTTCAAGAACGCATTTGCTCAGATTGATGTGCAGCTTAAACGGCGCTACGACCTGATCCCCAATCTGGTAGAGACGGCCAAGGCCTATCTGAAGCATGAGCATGAGACGCTGAAAGAGGTGATCGAGGCAAGGAATCAGGCGCTGGCTGCGATGAAAGGGGCGGAGCGTAATCCTGGCGATGCAGCGGCCATGAAATCATTGATGGGTGCAGAGGCGGCTGTTGGTGGCGCACTGCTGCATCTCAATGCGGTCATGGAGAACTATCCTGATCTGAAAGCCGATCAGACCATGGCGCAGCTCTCCGAGGAATTGACCAGCACGGAGAACAAGGTCTCCTTTGCGCGACAGGCCTATAACGACGAGGTGATGGTTTATAATACCCAGCGTGAAACCTTCCCCGATGTGATATTTGCTCCCTTCTTCGGGTTCGGAGAGGCCGCTCTCTGGCTTATCGAAGCCAAAGAAGAGAAACAGGCTCCGAAGGTAAGCTTTTCATAA
- a CDS encoding phosphoglycerate kinase, with product MSVIKMTDLDLAGKRVLIREDLNVPIKDGKVTSDARIRASMPTITHAANAGAKVMLMSHVGRPVEGEFSEENSLQPVADHLAGLLGKPVRLIRDYLDGGFDVADGEVVLLENVRFNVGEGKNNEELSKKYAALCDIYVMDAFGTAHRAQASTHGAGVYAPVACAGPLLAGELEALGKALDNPARPMVAIVGGSKVSTKLTVLESLSTKVDQLVVGGGIANTFIAAAGLPVGKSLYEPDLIDTCKRLTAAAEANGGSIPVPTDIVCAKEFSPTAEATLKAANECLDDDMIFDIGPDSAEALAEIIRNAGTIVWNGPVGVFEFDQFGEGTKTISLAIAESKGFSIAGGGDTLAAVDKYDIADKVSYISTGGGAFLEFLEGKALPAVTMLEERAA from the coding sequence ATGTCTGTAATTAAAATGACCGACCTTGATCTTGCCGGCAAACGCGTCCTGATCCGCGAAGACCTTAATGTCCCGATCAAAGATGGAAAAGTAACTTCCGATGCCCGTATCCGCGCTTCCATGCCAACCATCACCCACGCTGCCAATGCCGGCGCCAAAGTGATGCTGATGTCGCATGTTGGCCGTCCTGTTGAAGGCGAGTTCAGTGAAGAAAATTCTCTGCAGCCTGTTGCCGACCATCTCGCAGGACTTCTTGGTAAGCCTGTCCGCCTGATCCGTGACTACCTCGACGGTGGCTTCGATGTTGCCGATGGCGAAGTCGTACTGCTTGAAAACGTGCGCTTCAATGTCGGTGAAGGCAAAAACAATGAAGAGCTCTCCAAGAAGTATGCAGCCCTTTGCGACATCTACGTGATGGACGCCTTCGGCACCGCACACCGCGCTCAGGCTTCTACCCACGGTGCCGGTGTTTATGCCCCTGTTGCCTGTGCAGGACCACTGCTGGCTGGAGAACTGGAAGCACTTGGTAAAGCACTGGACAACCCAGCACGCCCAATGGTTGCCATCGTGGGCGGCTCCAAAGTCTCCACCAAGCTGACCGTACTTGAGTCCCTCTCTACAAAGGTTGACCAGCTCGTTGTGGGTGGCGGAATCGCCAACACATTCATTGCGGCTGCCGGCCTGCCTGTTGGCAAGTCGCTCTATGAGCCTGATCTTATTGACACATGCAAGCGTTTGACTGCAGCTGCTGAAGCCAATGGCGGTAGCATTCCTGTACCGACAGACATCGTTTGTGCGAAAGAGTTTTCTCCTACTGCTGAAGCAACCCTTAAAGCAGCAAACGAGTGCCTTGATGATGACATGATCTTCGATATCGGACCTGACTCCGCTGAAGCGCTTGCCGAAATCATCCGTAATGCCGGCACCATTGTTTGGAACGGCCCTGTAGGCGTATTCGAGTTCGACCAGTTCGGCGAAGGCACCAAGACAATCTCTTTGGCGATTGCTGAATCCAAAGGCTTCTCAATTGCAGGTGGCGGCGACACATTGGCGGCAGTAGACAAGTACGACATTGCAGACAAAGTCTCCTACATCTCCACCGGTGGCGGTGCATTCCTTGAGTTCCTCGAAGGCAAGGCACTTCCTGCCGTTACCATGCTAGAGGAGCGTGCAGCCTAA
- a CDS encoding M48 family metallopeptidase codes for MKDFFGQQEQARRNSARLVVLFVSAVTLIVFAVYLAVTAGLFLSQMFLTQQNGWLIRDFWDIGRFIWVVGITVLVVAAGSLYRTHQLRQGGGAAVAEMLGASRVPSATDDPLLRRLSNVVEEMAIAAGLPVPPVYLLPQPGINAFAAGFGRSDAVIAVTSGAVELLSRDELQGVIAHEFSHILNGDTRLKMSLMGLLFGITLISDAGIMLMTAKHSTRHYGRDRGSHPAIIVVGFLIFLVGTIGAVFADMIKRAVSRQREFLADAAAVQFTRNPAGIAGALKVIGGFKGGSRINHAATQQASHFFFGNAVKSWEGKDWWATHPPLAERIKRLDPSFSGEFKAVDATARSSAIMQEAVAAFSGSEVPKSDVISVKQVVSAIGQPDAVSLMQGMGLLERIPERLRRFAHDPFTARAIVYGLLLDREKLVRSNQLKSLEGEADAGVMRELLDLHPLISGLDPELRIPLLELLLPALKSLSHPQYRQFRRCTALLIKADKQLSVFEYMLHRMLVRHLHPAFAKVEPVSVHFDVASEIAGEAGQIVSMLIRQGQHEKPEEVFTHAMSHLLAWQTDIHPSLELSNLSLLDRALSKAERATPDIKRRLVQACVAAVLADGEVRVSEFELLRAICDALGCPMPQFHLSGLP; via the coding sequence GTGAAGGATTTCTTTGGCCAGCAGGAACAAGCCCGCCGCAACTCCGCGCGGCTGGTTGTGCTGTTTGTCTCTGCAGTTACGCTGATCGTATTTGCTGTATATCTGGCCGTCACAGCTGGGCTCTTTCTCAGCCAGATGTTCCTCACCCAGCAGAATGGCTGGCTTATTCGCGACTTCTGGGATATCGGACGTTTCATCTGGGTAGTCGGGATCACAGTTCTGGTGGTGGCAGCAGGCAGCCTCTATCGAACTCATCAGCTAAGACAGGGGGGCGGAGCGGCAGTAGCAGAGATGCTGGGAGCAAGCCGGGTACCCTCTGCGACCGACGATCCGCTTCTCAGGCGCCTCTCCAATGTGGTGGAGGAGATGGCCATTGCAGCAGGCCTTCCTGTTCCTCCCGTTTACCTGTTGCCGCAGCCCGGCATTAACGCCTTTGCTGCAGGGTTTGGTCGCTCCGATGCCGTGATTGCGGTGACCTCGGGCGCTGTCGAATTGCTCAGCCGCGATGAGTTGCAGGGAGTGATCGCGCATGAGTTCAGCCATATCCTCAATGGCGATACACGCCTGAAGATGAGTCTGATGGGGCTTCTATTCGGCATTACCCTGATCTCCGATGCCGGCATCATGCTGATGACGGCAAAACACTCGACACGCCATTACGGGCGCGATCGCGGCAGTCATCCGGCTATCATTGTGGTCGGATTCCTGATCTTTCTCGTCGGCACGATCGGCGCGGTCTTCGCCGACATGATCAAGCGGGCGGTTTCCCGCCAGCGTGAGTTTCTTGCCGATGCCGCTGCGGTACAGTTCACCCGTAATCCGGCCGGTATTGCGGGTGCCTTGAAGGTGATCGGCGGTTTCAAGGGAGGATCCCGCATCAACCATGCTGCCACTCAGCAGGCCAGCCACTTCTTTTTCGGCAATGCGGTAAAATCATGGGAGGGTAAAGATTGGTGGGCCACACATCCGCCGCTTGCAGAGCGTATCAAAAGGCTCGACCCTTCTTTTTCCGGCGAATTCAAGGCGGTCGATGCAACTGCACGAAGCAGCGCGATCATGCAGGAGGCGGTTGCCGCATTCAGTGGCAGTGAAGTGCCGAAGAGTGATGTTATCTCGGTCAAACAGGTGGTGAGTGCCATCGGCCAGCCCGATGCGGTGTCGCTTATGCAGGGAATGGGGCTGCTTGAGCGCATCCCCGAACGGCTGCGCAGGTTCGCGCACGACCCGTTCACCGCCCGGGCAATCGTTTACGGCCTGCTGCTCGACCGCGAGAAGCTGGTTCGCAGCAACCAGTTGAAATCGCTAGAAGGGGAGGCCGATGCCGGCGTGATGCGCGAGCTTCTTGATCTGCATCCACTGATCTCCGGCCTTGATCCGGAGCTGAGGATTCCACTGCTGGAGCTGCTGCTTCCGGCGCTGAAATCGCTTTCGCATCCGCAGTATCGCCAGTTCAGGAGGTGTACGGCCCTGCTGATCAAGGCGGACAAACAGCTCTCCGTATTTGAATATATGCTGCACAGGATGCTGGTGCGCCATCTGCACCCCGCCTTTGCCAAAGTGGAACCGGTATCCGTTCATTTCGATGTGGCTTCTGAAATTGCCGGGGAGGCCGGCCAGATTGTTTCCATGCTGATCCGGCAGGGGCAGCACGAAAAGCCGGAAGAGGTGTTTACACATGCCATGTCGCATCTGTTGGCCTGGCAGACCGATATTCATCCCTCTCTGGAGCTGTCCAACCTCTCTCTGCTTGACCGTGCTTTGAGCAAGGCGGAAAGGGCAACTCCGGATATCAAACGTCGGCTGGTACAGGCCTGTGTGGCAGCCGTGCTGGCCGATGGCGAGGTGAGGGTCAGTGAGTTCGAGTTGTTACGTGCGATCTGCGATGCTCTGGGTTGCCCGATGCCGCAATTTCATCTGTCAGGCTTGCCGTGA